GCTGGTCAACGAGCCGTTCCAGCGCCTGATCCAGGCCGGCGAGCTGGTCGCCTACCCGCACGACGGCTTCTGGATGGCGATGGACACGTTCAAGGACAAGCAGCAGTTCGAGCAGCTCGTCGCGAACGGCACCACCCCGTGGCAGGTCTGGCGGTGACCGGGAGGCGCGTCCGGTGGTCGGACTGAGTCTCGGCGCGGCGAGCCGGGTGCTGTGTCTCGGCGCGCACTGCGACGACATCGAGATCGGCTGCGGGGGGACGCTCCTGCGCTGGCTCGACGAGCGCCCGGACCTCGACGTGCGCTGGGTGGTGTTCTCGTCGACGCCGCGCCGCGCCAGCGAGGCGCGCGCCTCGGCGCAGCGCTTCCTGGGCCGCGAGCCCGACAAGTGTCTCACGCTGGGCGAGTTCCGCGACGGCTTCCTGCCCTACCAGGGCGGCGAGGTGAAGCAGGAGTTCGAGCGGCTCAAGGCCGAGTTCGCGCCCGACGTGATCCTGACCCACTATCGACACGACCTGCACCAGGACCACCGGCTCGTGTCCGAGCTGACCTGGAACACCTTCCGCGGCCCGCTGATCCTGGAGTACGAGATCCCGAAGTGGGACGGCGACCTGGGCCAGCCCAACGCCTTCGTGCCGCTCGCCGAGACTCACATGGCGCGCAAGATCGAGATCCTGATGGCCGCCTACGAGACACAGCTCGGCCGCGCCTGGTTCGAGCCCGAGACCTTCCGCTCGCTCGCCCGCCTGCGCGGCATGGAGGCCGCGGCGCCCGAGCGCTACGCCGAGGCCTTCTACGCGCGCAAGCTCGTGCTGGGGACCGCGCGATGATGCACGAGCATCCCGTGCTCGAGCTGTGGCAGCGGCGCGACTTGCTGCTGATCATCGCCTG
The nucleotide sequence above comes from Myxococcota bacterium. Encoded proteins:
- a CDS encoding PIG-L deacetylase family protein, yielding MVGLSLGAASRVLCLGAHCDDIEIGCGGTLLRWLDERPDLDVRWVVFSSTPRRASEARASAQRFLGREPDKCLTLGEFRDGFLPYQGGEVKQEFERLKAEFAPDVILTHYRHDLHQDHRLVSELTWNTFRGPLILEYEIPKWDGDLGQPNAFVPLAETHMARKIEILMAAYETQLGRAWFEPETFRSLARLRGMEAAAPERYAEAFYARKLVLGTAR